One Sporomusaceae bacterium FL31 DNA window includes the following coding sequences:
- a CDS encoding TetR family transcriptional regulator — MPKDTFDNLSDAKKRRIFNAAVQEFSTRRFSEASINQIVKTAGIPRGSFYQYFSGKEDIFRYMFEEIVREKREIIRHADALDPDADVFEICIQATKASFEWGRSKPEYSQIGIMMEIDNSEFITKLRAASFEGLIKMIARDKERGLIRSEVDADLVADMIYSLIWKQFSLFGFDENMFLKKINEGLKIIKVGIVSV; from the coding sequence GTGCCGAAAGACACTTTCGATAATTTGAGCGATGCTAAAAAACGGAGGATTTTTAATGCCGCCGTGCAGGAGTTTTCAACCCGGCGGTTCAGCGAGGCATCCATCAATCAAATTGTGAAGACCGCCGGAATACCCAGGGGAAGCTTTTATCAGTATTTTAGCGGTAAAGAGGATATCTTTCGTTATATGTTCGAGGAAATTGTAAGGGAGAAGCGGGAGATTATTCGCCACGCCGATGCCTTAGACCCGGACGCGGATGTTTTTGAAATCTGTATACAAGCAACCAAAGCCTCATTCGAGTGGGGCCGGTCAAAACCGGAATATAGCCAGATCGGTATAATGATGGAGATTGATAATAGTGAATTCATTACTAAGCTCCGAGCTGCTTCGTTCGAAGGTTTGATCAAAATGATCGCGCGTGATAAAGAGCGCGGCTTGATAAGGTCGGAAGTTGATGCCGACCTGGTCGCGGATATGATTTATTCTCTCATTTGGAAGCAGTTTTCCTTGTTTGGATTCGACGAGAATATGTTTCTAAAAAAGATCAACGAAGGTCTCAAAATAATCAAGGTAGGAATTGTAAGTGTTTAA
- a CDS encoding L,D-transpeptidase, translating to MKTRVEVNLNTHRACYFENDKLIKEYRVGSGKPETPTPPGSYVVIEKLIFEKQGDIDLGSRRLVLSSDKTCLHGSWNGPVEGYVSGGCVRMYNQDIEELFEKIDIGTPVTMTKY from the coding sequence ATGAAAACTCGTGTGGAAGTTAATCTGAATACCCACCGTGCTTGTTACTTCGAAAACGACAAACTTATTAAAGAATATCGTGTTGGCAGCGGAAAACCCGAAACACCTACCCCACCAGGAAGTTATGTAGTGATCGAGAAGTTGATTTTTGAAAAGCAAGGTGATATAGACTTAGGCTCAAGAAGGTTAGTATTATCATCAGATAAAACCTGTTTACACGGTTCATGGAATGGACCTGTAGAAGGGTATGTTTCCGGCGGCTGCGTAAGAATGTATAATCAAGATATCGAAGAACTCTTTGAAAAAATAGATATTGGAACTCCAGTGACAATGACGAAATACTGA
- a CDS encoding nitrite reductase — protein sequence MDGKHDFIEKHGYIKQREEGLFAIRIRTIAGNLTSDQLRNLACLSDKYANGQVHITTRQSVELHWVQEDRLASIFQEIHDLGLLHAVRGSRIFTAIACPGISLCKKGICNTVNLAEQLDALMVGRQQPSKTKIALSGCPNSCAKPQINDIGLHGVIIPTAGSGCIGCKTCENICKVKAVSVQDGKPNIKTKKCINCGLCVRNCPNHVLRIHKQGYSLYIGGKIGKKPMLGHKIFTVIPEQEAMFYIENILGVYNRLAYKNERIGDVINRISLSSFLQEVLQHV from the coding sequence ATGGATGGCAAGCACGACTTTATCGAGAAACATGGTTATATCAAACAGCGCGAAGAGGGATTATTTGCAATACGGATTCGAACCATTGCAGGTAACTTAACTAGTGATCAATTACGTAACTTGGCGTGTTTATCAGATAAATACGCTAATGGGCAAGTGCATATTACGACTCGACAATCAGTCGAGCTTCATTGGGTACAGGAAGATCGATTAGCAAGTATTTTTCAAGAAATACACGATTTGGGGTTATTGCATGCAGTTCGCGGATCCCGAATATTTACCGCTATTGCTTGCCCTGGAATAAGCCTATGTAAAAAGGGGATTTGTAATACGGTAAATCTAGCTGAACAACTGGATGCTTTAATGGTGGGGCGACAGCAGCCATCAAAAACTAAAATTGCTTTAAGTGGTTGTCCAAATTCTTGCGCTAAGCCTCAGATAAATGATATTGGTCTGCATGGAGTTATTATCCCAACTGCAGGTAGTGGCTGTATTGGTTGTAAAACCTGTGAAAATATTTGTAAAGTTAAGGCAGTTTCGGTGCAGGATGGTAAGCCGAATATTAAAACAAAAAAGTGCATTAACTGCGGATTATGTGTGAGAAATTGCCCTAATCATGTCTTGCGTATTCATAAACAAGGATACAGCCTGTACATAGGCGGAAAGATCGGGAAGAAACCGATGCTGGGGCATAAGATTTTTACCGTTATACCAGAACAGGAAGCTATGTTCTACATCGAAAATATACTTGGTGTTTATAATCGATTAGCCTATAAAAACGAGCGGATCGGTGATGTGATCAATCGAATTAGTTTAAGCAGTTTCCTACAAGAGGTATTACAGCATGTTTGA